Proteins encoded in a region of the Vitis riparia cultivar Riparia Gloire de Montpellier isolate 1030 chromosome 7, EGFV_Vit.rip_1.0, whole genome shotgun sequence genome:
- the LOC117918935 gene encoding malate dehydrogenase, glyoxysomal-like, which produces MHPTSDANQRIARISAHLQPSNFQMGESSGLSRENCRAKGGAPGFKVAILGAAGGIGQPLAMLMKMNPLVSVLHLYDVVNTPGVTSDISHMDTGAVVRGFLGQQQLEDALTGMDLVIIPAGVPRKPGMTRDDLFNINAGIVKTLCEGIAKCCPNAIVNLISNPVNSTVPIAAEVFKKAGTFDPKRLLGVTMLDVVRANTFVAEVLGLDPREVDVPVVGGHAGVTILPLLSQVKPPCSFTPEEIDYLTARIQNGGTEVVEAKAGAGSATLSMAYAAVKFADTCLRGLRGDAGVIQCAFVFSQVTELPFFASKVRLGRTGAEEIYPLGPLNEYERAGLEKAKKELASSIQKGISFIRK; this is translated from the exons ATGCACCCGACTTCTGATGCCAATCAACGCATTGCTAGGATCTCAGCTCATCTTCAACCTTCCAATTTCCAG ATGGGGGAGAGTTCTGGCTTGAGCAGGGAGAATTGCAGGGCAAAAGGTGGAGCCCCTGGATTCAAAGTTGCTATATTGGGTGCTGCAGGAGGCATAGGACAGCCTTTGGCCATGTTGATGAAGATGAACCCACTGGTTTCAGTGCTTCATCTATATGATGTTGTCAATACACCTGGTGTCACTTCAGATATCAGTCATATGGATACGGGTGCTGTG GTGCGTGGTTTTCTAGGGCAACAACAACTCGAGGATGCCCTTACAGGCATGGACCTTGTAATTATTCCTGCAGGAGTTCCAAGGAAACCAGGAATGACAAGGGATGATCTGTTTAACATCAATGCTGGAATAGTTAAGACCCTTTGTGAAGGAATTGCTAAGTGCTGCCCAAACGCTATTGTCAACTTGATCAGTAATCCTGTAAATTCTACAGTTCCAATTGCAGCAGAGGTTTTCAAAAAAGCCGGCACCTTTGACCCAAAGCGACTTTTGGGGGTCACAATGCTTGATGTTGTCAGAGCCAACACTTTTGTG GCGGAAGTTTTGGGACTTGATCCCAGAGAAGTTGATGTTCCTGTTGTAGGTGGTCATGCAGGGGTTACAATTTTACCTCttttatctcag GTCAAACCTCCATGCTCTTTCACCCCGGAAGAAATTGACTACTTAACTGCTCGGATTCAGAATGGTGGTACTGAAGTTGTTGAG GCAAAAGCTGGGGCTGGTTCTGCAACACTATCAATG gcATATGCTGCTGTTAAATTTGCAGATACATGCCTGCGGGGCTTGAGAGGAGATGCTGGGGTTATCCAATGTGCTTTTGTGTTTTCTCAG GTCACTGAACTTCCTTTCTTTGCGTCCAAGGTCAGGCTTGGCCGTACTGGTGCTGAGGAGATCTACCCACTTGGCCCCCTGAATGAGTATGAGAG GGCCGGCTTGGAGAAGGCAAAGAAAGAGTTGGCGTCAAGCATCCAGAAGGGGATCTCCTTCATCAGGAAATGA
- the LOC117917707 gene encoding LOW QUALITY PROTEIN: leucine-rich repeat receptor-like serine/threonine-protein kinase BAM1 (The sequence of the model RefSeq protein was modified relative to this genomic sequence to represent the inferred CDS: inserted 1 base in 1 codon), which translates to MRFVILVLLLHLHFHYHSLAATPPRIPEYRALLSLRTAISYDPESPLAAWNISTSHCTWTGVTCDARRHVVALNLSGLNLSGSLSSDIAHLRFLVNLTLAANQFVGPIPPELSLVSGLRQLNLSNNVFNETFPSQLARLKRLEVLDLYNNNMTGDLPLAVTEMPNLRHLHLGGNFFSGIIPPAYGQWEFLEYLAVSGNELHGPIPPEIGNLTSLQQLYVGYYNTYDGGIPPEIGNLTSLVRLDMANCLLSGEIPPEIGKLQNLDTLFLQVNTLSGPLTPELGNLKSLKSMDLSNNVLAGEIPEAFAELKNLTLLNLFRNKLHGAIPEFIGXLPELEVLQLWENNFTGSIPQGLGKNGKLQLLDVSSNKLTGNLPPDMCSGNRLQTLITLGNFLFGPIPESLGRCESLSRIRMGENFLNGSIPKGLFDLPKLTQVELQDNYLTGEFPEIDSTPDSLGQISLSNNQLTGSLPPSVGNFSGLQKLLLDGNKFSGRIPPEIGMLQQLSKMDFSNNKFSGEITPEISQCKVLTFVDLSRNELFGEIPTEITGMRILNYLNLSRNHLIGSIPASLASMQSLTSVDFSYNNLSGLVPGTGQFSYFNYTSFLGNPELCGPYLGACKDGVANGTHQPHVKGPLSASLKLLLVIGLLVCSIAFAVAAIIKARSLKKASESRSWKLTAFQRLDFTCDDVLDSLKEDNIIGKGGAGIVYKGAMPNGELVAVKRLPAMSRGSSHDHGFNAEIQTLGRIRHRHIVRLLGFCSNHETNLLVYEYMPNGSLGEVLHGKKGGHLHWDTRYKIAVEAAKGLCYLHHDCSPLIVHRDVKSNNILLDSSFEAHVADFGLAKFLQDSGTSECMSAIAGSYGYIAPEYAYTLKVDEKSDVYSFGVVLLELVSGRKPVGEFGDGVDIVQWVRKMTDSNKEGVLKILDTRLPTVPLHEVMHVFYVAMLCVEEQAVERPTMREVVQILTELPKPPSSKQGDSIVSESSPQSCTLESPTTAIKETKDHQQQPPQSPPPDLLSI; encoded by the exons atgcGATTCGTAATACTAGTGCTACTGCTTCACTTACATTTCCACTACCATTCACTCGCAGCTACGCCACCACGCATACCGGAATACAGGGCTTTACTTTCTCTCAGAACCGCCATCTCTTATGACCCCGAATCCCCACTCGCCGCCTGGAATATATCCACCAGCCACTGCACCTGGACCGGCGTTACTTGCGACGCTCGCCGTCATGTCGTCGCTCTCAATCTCTCCGGCCTCAACCTCTCCGGGTCTCTCTCCTCGGACATCGCCCATCTTCGCTTCCTTGTCAACCTTACCCTTGCTGCCAACCAGTTCGTCGGCCCAATTCCTCCGGAGCTCTCTCTTGTCTCTGGTCTCCGACAACTTAACCTCTCCAACAACGTTTTCAACGAAACTTTCCCCTCTCAGCTCGCGCGCCTCAAGCGCTTGGAGGTTCTAGACTTGTACAACAACAACATGACTGGAGATTTGCCTCTTGCTGTCACTGAAATGCCGAATCTCAGGCACCTCCATCTGGGTGGAAACTTCTTCAGCGGCATCATCCCGCCGGCGTACGGCCAGTGGGAGTTCCTTGAGTATTTGGCCGTCTCTGGAAACGAGCTCCACGGTCCTATTCCGCCGGAGATCGGAAATCTAACCAGCCTTCAACAACTCTATGTTGGCTACTACAACACCTACGATGGAGGCATTCCTCCGGAGATAGGAAACCTGACAAGCTTGGTCCGGTTGGATATGGCCAACTGTTTGTTGTCCGGCGAGATTCCGCCGGAGATCGGGAAGCTTCAGAATCTCGATACCTTGTTTCTTCAAGTGAATACGCTCTCTGGTCCTCTCACTCCCGagcttggaaatttgaagagttTGAAATCTATGGATCTATCCAACAACGTGCTCGCGGGAGAGATTCCGGAGGCGTTCGCGGAGTTGAAGAATTTAACGCTGTTGAATCTGTTCAGAAACAAGCTTCACGGTGCGATACCGGAGTTCATCG ATTTGCCGGAGCTGGAAGTTTTGCAACTGTGGGAGAATAACTTTACCGGAAGTATTCCTCAGGGACTTGGAAAGAACGGGAAGCTTCAGCTTCTGGATGTTTCCTCCAACAAGTTAACTGGAAATCTTCCTCCTGATATGTGTTCAGGCAATCGGCTTCAGACTTTAATCACTTTAGGGAACTTCCTATTCGGTCCCATTCCGGAATCGCTTGGAAGGTGCGAATCGCTGAGTCGGATTCGAATGGGGGAGAATTTTCTCAATGGATCCATTCCTAAAGGGCTTTTTGACTTACCTAAGCTTACTCAGGTTGAGTTGCAGGATAACTACCTCACTGGAGAATTTCCGGAGATTGATTCCACCCCGGACAGTCTTGGACAGATAAGTCTTTCAAATAATCAGCTAACCGGATCGCTGCCGCCCAGTGTTGGGAACTTTTCCGGCCTGCAGAAGCTTCTTCTGGATGGGAATAAGTTCTCAGGGCGAATCCCGCCTGAGATTGGGATGTTGCAGCAGCTTTCGAAGATGGATTTTAGCAACAACAAATTCTCCGGGGAGATAACTCCAGAAATCAGTCAATGCAAGGTTCTGACATTTGTTGATCTCAGTCGGAACGAGCTGTTTGGTGAGATTCCGACTGAGATCACAGGTATGCGGATATTGAATTACTTGAATTTGTCTAGGAATCATCTCATTGGTAGCATTCCTGCTTCGCTGGCCTCTATGCAAAGCTTAACTTCTGTTGATTTTTCATACAACAATCTTTCTGGCTTGGTTCCGGGTACTGGTCAATTTAGTTACTTTAATTACACCTCCTTCCTTGGCAATCCTGAACTTTGCGGTCCTTATTTGGGCGCTTGCAAGGATGGAGTTGCCAATGGCACTCACCAACCACACGTCAAAGGCCCACTCTCTGCCTCTTTGAAGCTCCTTCTCGTCATTGGGCTGCTTGTTTGCTCAATTGCATTTGCAGTTGCAGCTATCATCAAAGCTCGGTCATTGAAGAAGGCAAGTGAGTCGCGATCATGGAAGCTAACAGCTTTCCAGCGCTTGGATTTCACTTGTGATGATGTATTGGATTCCTTGAAGGAGGACAATATTATAGGGAAAGGCGGTGCAGGTATTGTTTACAAAGGGGCGATGCCAAATGGAGAGCTGGTTGCTGTGAAGCGGCTACCGGCAATGAGCCGGGGGTCTTCTCATGACCATGGATTCAACGCAGAGATACAGACTCTGGGCAGAATTCGACACCGACACATTGTTAGATTACTGGGGTTCTGTTCAAATCATGAAACAAATCTTCTGGTTTATGAGTACATGCCAAATGGGAGCTTAGGTGAAGTTCTTCATGGCAAAAAGGGTGGGCATTTGCACTGGGATACAAGGTACAAGATAGCAGTGGAAGCTGCAAAGGGTCTTTGCTATCTTCATCATGATTGCTCACCATTAATTGTCCACCGGGATGTGAAATCAAACAACATTCTTCTTGATTCTAGTTTTGAAGCTCATGTTGCTGATTTTGGTCTTGCCAAGTTTCTGCAAGATTCTGGCACTTCGGAGTGTATGTCTGCTATTGCTGGTTCTTATGGATATATTGCCCCAG AGTATGCCTACACACTGAAGGTAGATGAGAAGAGCGATGTGTACAGCTTTGGTGTTGTTCTCCTAGAGCTGGTGAGTGGCAGAAAACCAGTTGGGGAGTTTGGTGATGGTGTGGACATAGTCCAATGGGTCAGAAAAATGACTGATTCAAACAAGGAAGGGGTTCTCAAAATCCTTGATACAAGACTCCCCACGGTTCCTCTCCATGAGGTGATGCACGTCTTCTATGTAGCAATGCTGTGCGTTGAAGAACAGGCAGTTGAGAGACCAACAATGAGAGAAGTCGTCCAGATACTAACGGAGCTTCCCAAGCCACCCAGCTCGAAACAGGGAGACTCAATAGTGTCAGAGTCCTCCCCACAGTCATGCACTCTGGAGTCGCCTACCACAGccataaaagaaacaaaagaccATCAACAGCAGCCACCACAATCACCACCACCTGATCTCCTTAGCATATGA